TGCTCGCGGTCCTGCAGGATTTTTAGAATAGCACCAATAATTTTTGCAGCATTTTCACTGCTGTATTGAATGTCGTAGACACCTTCGAGACGTTTGGCGTTTTCGGCATCATCATCGTCGTATGCTTCCAACCCTCTGATGATGAATAGATGTTTTTTGAGAAACAGGGCGAGAACTTCAGGCTCCATTTCGCGGGCCAGTTGACAAACTTTATCTTCACCGGTACCAAGGAGTAGTTCAAGCCAATGCAATGAAAGGATTGGGCTTAAATTATCCTGATCCCAGCAATCCAGGTCCAGCAGGGTCGTGAACTGTTCCGGGCTTGCCAATGCAAGTAATTCAGTCGAATATTCAGCACCAAGCTCGTTGATTGTCAGGTATAGCTCCTGTGGATGGAGTTGCGGCACCAGCTTTTCATTATTCTGAGAATTGATAATTAAATCATATTTTTGCTTTCCCCGGGCCTGATGGATCATACTTAGCTGCTCATTTGCGGTTAAAGCGTTGTATTCTTCCGGAGTTATATTCCGGCCTTGGCGCAAAAGTGTCAGGTGACCAACTTGGCGTTTTTCGGGTAGGGTGATTTTTGTCATGCTTTGTAGCTCCGATTTATAAAGTTTTTGAAAAAGAGATACTCTAATGCAGACGGACAAAATGTGCAATCAGGTTCAATTTCTTATCAATAATTGTTAGTCTGATTCGTTATTTATGAGATTATAAGCGAGTTGAGTTGTCATTGATCCGCCGTTATTGATTGTTTTCGGGTGAAACGTGATTCAAGTTTTTAGAAATCTGTCAATTAAAACCAAGTTGACTCTGCTCACAATGTTGATTAGCGCAGTTTTGCTCTTTATTATCGGCAGTGTTGCTCTGGCTATGGAGGTTTACTCAGCGCGAGTCAATATAACCCAGGAACTCAGGGTTCTGGCAAACACCCTCACCGCTAATAGCCGTCATCCTCTTGTTTTAGGTCAATACAAAGAGATAGAAGATTTACTCTCATCAATATCCCCGCAAAAAAACATTCATGCAGCTTATGTTTTCGATCGCAGTGGGAAGCCTGTTGCGGAGTATTTATCCCAGCATAATTCTCGCTTCCTCTTTCAGAGTCTACAAACAGATTTCAGGCATGAGAACAGCTCATTCTGGACGGGTTCAGTTGCAGAAAAGCAGATTTTTGATACGCGGCATCTAAGTCTTTTCAGCCCAATTACCTATGCCGGTAAGCAAGTCGGCACCCTTTATCTGTTAGGTGATTTGACACGTCTTTATGGTCCTCTTGCCGGCGTAGGTTTTGGTATGACTCTGTCGATGCTGGTTGTGATTCTCTTATCCTGGCTTCTTGCCGACCGTTTGCAAAAACCGGTCACGACACCGTTATTGCAACTGGCTCAGTTAATGGGCAATATTTCAGCAGTTAAAGACTATTCACTGCGGGCGAAGAAAGTGAATAACGACGAGACCGGTGATCTGGTTGATGGCTTTAATCAAATGCTGGAACAGATTGAACTGCATCAATCGCGTTTGGCAGAACATCAGCTTTACCTCGAGCAAACAGTTGCAGACCGTACTTCGGAATTGCGATCCGCTGTGACTGCTCTTGAGCAGGCAAGGAATCAGGCGGATGCAGCCAATGAAGCAAAGTCACACTTTCTGTCGCGGATGACCCATGAACTGCGAACCCCGCTCATTGGTGTCCTGGGGATGAATGAACTGCTGTTGCGGACCCCTTTAACTCAACAACAACAAGAACTCGCTGATACAGTACAAAAATCAGGTGAACAACTTCTGCAACTTGTCAGCGAAGTTCTTGATTTTTCTCGGATAGAAGCAGGGAAGCTCCTCCTTGATTCAGTTGTGTTTCAACTTCATCATGTTGTTCAAGATGTGACTTCTTTATTACTGCCGCAAGCAGCTGAGAAAGGGCTGCCTCTGTTGACCGATATTTCTTCGGACGCATGTTTGACCGTGAGAGCTGATGAGATCAGAATTCGTCAGATTTTAACAAATCTGGTGGGTAATGCCATAAAGTTCACATCAAGTGGATCCATCACTGTGAGTTTGAAATGTACTGCATCTGCTGGCCAAAAGAGAACCTTCTTCCTTGAGGTTGCAGACAGCGGTATTGGGATGACTCCTGAGGTTAAACAGCAGATTTATGATGCTTTCTATCAGGTGAATGGAACCGGTTCCGGATCGATGAGTGGAACCGGTTTGGGACTTGCGATCGTCAAGCAATTGGTTGATCTGATGGATGGGGAATTGAACCTGATCTCAACCCCTGGACAGGGAAGTAAATTTCAGGTCCTGATTGAACTGCCCATTGTTGAGGGAAAGATTTCAGCAGAAGGTGACAGCTGATGAAACGTTTACTTGTGGTTTTGGCGTTCATGATGTTTTTTGTAGGTGGTGTTCCGGCTCTTGTTTTTTTCTGGAATTACTTTTCCGATTATGTCTCATCCCAAGACAGCTTACGTGTCGAGATGCCTTCACCTCAAGAGTTGCCTTTAGGTGGTAAGACGGTATTCAATTTGCGCGGAACCGGCTTTAGCAAAGACATCACAGCAAGCTTGATTCTGGATGTCAACAGTCACGGTGCAATTGTCGGGTCACTCCCCTTGGAAGGTGTTTATAATAAAAGTTTGCTCTCTGGTGATTACCTTTATTTAGCCAACACCTATGGGGGGTTGAAAGTCCTGGATGTCAGCAACCCGCTACAACCTGAGTTATTGAGGGAGTATCAGAATGGACGATCTATCTTTGATATTTATCGCCATGATGGATACCTTTATCTTTGCTGCGGGAAGTCAGGAGTTTCCATATTGCGGATCCGTCAGGACGGAACTTTGCAACATGTGTCCGACATCGCGGTCAAAAACCGTGCGATCAACTGCAGAATTTTACATGGGAACCTGTTTGTTGCAGAAGGAGAAGGCGGTCTGTCGGTTTACGATGTGCAAGATCCGGCACAGGCCCGGCTGATGAATACATTAATGTCGGGATCTTTTGTTGCCGATGTCGCCATCTTTGAAGATCTTTTATATCTCCTCGTTGATGCAAAGAGAATTGAAATCTATCAGCCGGCAGAGCTACGAACGCTCCAATTGGTTGGTTCTGTTCAGCCATCGGAAAAAATATTTGATTTTGCTGTTCATCAACAACATCTCTATATTGCCGGAGAATCCGGTGTTTCTTTATATGATTTAGATAAACCCCGGAAACCGGAATTTTTGCAACAATGGGTTGATTTCGGTTCAGCTCGAAAGTTGTTTCCGGGAGCAGAACAGATTTATGTGTCTGATAACTTTTCCGGATTGCGCTCAATTGTTGCTGGCGCAATGGAGTCTTCTGCCTATATCAGCTTGAATATAAATCCTCGAACGATTTCTGAAACCACCAACTATCTGTATATTGCCGGGACTAACAGAGGGTTATTGGTTGTTGATAAAAGAAAGCTTTCCTTGCAGCAGGCGATACCTACGATTAATACTTCGGGGAGTGTACAGGATCTTTTTATCAGCAAAAACCGGCTCTATATTGCCGATGGCCGGGGAGGAGTTCTGCTGAAAAATCTTGACGCTGAGAGTGAAGAGGTCACCACTGTTAGCTCCCGATGGGGAAAATCTTTTGTGGTGAAGGATAATCTTCTCTTTGTGGCGCAGGGAAAACAGGGGATTGAGGTGCTTGATATATCTGATCCCGGAGACCCTCAATCCGTTGCGGCTTGGGATCATTGTTCCTCTCTTCGTCTGGCAGTATCCAAAAATTATCTTTTGTCGTCGAATGGTGTTTCCGGCCTCAATGTGATTGATATTTCCGATGTTCAGCATCCTGTCATCAAAAAAGGTTTAGCTGATGTGCATATTCTGGATGTGGCAGCCGAAAATGGGTTGATTTATGTTGCCAGCAAAAATGAAGGTTTGATTATTTATGAACGCGTGGAAAATGGAAAACTCAATCGTATCGGTCAAATACAGACTCCTTTTCCAGCCAATCAGTTTGATTATGCTGCTGCTGTTGATGTGAAAGGTGATTTTGCCTATGTTGCCAATGGCCGCTCAGGGTTGCTGATTATTGCTGTGAAAAACCCCCGGGAACCAAGAATCATCAGCTCGATTGATATTCCCGGGATCTGTAAAGGAATAAGGCTTCAAGGCGATAAAGCCTTTGTCTCCAGCCACCGTGGAGGGATAAGTGTTGTTGACATTGCAAATCCGGAAAAACCGCATCTGGTGAGCAATATATTTTTGTCGGGATTATCGAGGGGGCTGCAGGTTGTTGATGACATTATTTATGTTGCGCAAAGAGACAGAGGGGTTGTTGCTGTTCCTACTCCCGTTATGGCGGAGAAAGTCAAGATTGTATCGGCAGAACAGATGCAGGTCACGCTACCGTCGCCAACAAAACCCGGACGTTATAGTTTGCAGATTGGCAGCTTGCGGGAATCAGTGGTGAAGGCCGGAGTTGTGAATTATCAATAAACCTGAAAAGTCCTAAAAATTCAACTCAACTCCCGCCCAAAATTGGCGGCCTAATTCATAGTGATAGCCATAATCACCTGAATCATACCCATATTTCATCTTGCGATTAAAAACGTTGAGGATGTCCAGAGAGATGAGCATATTTTGGTCCAAATCCCCAGGAGTTTTCCAGCTGAATCGCCAGTCAAAAAAAACAGATTTTTCGCTTTTGACCTTCTCATAGACGTAGGGATCGGATTGTTCCGGGTTGATAAGGCTTGGTTTTTGAATCAGGTGATTGTCGTCGTCTCTGGCTAGCCAGTGGCGCCAGTAGGCACCACGGTATTTTGTTGTATTGGTGAAGGTGATATTGCCGGGAAGTTTGATGGTATAAATGAGGTTTGCAACAACGGGGCGATTGAAATCTGTTCTGGGGAATTCGTAATAATAAAGTTCTTCACCCTCATACCAGATCGTTTCTGTCGTATCGTTTTCGTTCAGGGTATTGGAGTAGCTATCATGGCTTGTTGTTGTTTCCTGCCATGTCACATTTATTTCCAGGAAATGACTCATCCATGACCTCTGCCAGCTTAACTGGAAACTTTCATGCTCTGAACGTCCAAAATTGTTGAATATGTAGATATCCGGTTCACCGGTTTCTCTGATTCTGCTGCGCGCAAATTCATCTTTATTGCTTTTTTCAATGTATTGAAACTTGAGGTTTCCTCCTAAAAACTTTTGAATCACCCCCAATGTCAGTTCATCACTGTAGGGTGTTTTTATTTCATTGTTTTCAAACCGGGAGGAGATCGGTCGATTTTCCACATCGATCCAATCGCTGCTGTTGTCTGCTCTTTCCTGCTTGATAATAATGATGTCTTCATAAAGTGCGTGTGTCAGCAACGTGCCGCTATAATAGCGATTTTTACCGACAAACAGAGTTGTCCATTGATTGCCGAAAAGATCAAGTGATGCGGCAAATCTGGGAGCATAATTTAAATTGCCGGAGAAATCATCATAAGACATCCTGATGCCGGGAATGATTTCCAGGCGGTTCCAGATCATGGAATTCTGGATAAAGGCTGAAATATTTGTCATCTCTGCATCGGTATCAGCTTGCAAGTATTTCGTCCTTTTATACAGGTATTGCTCATTCTCTATGCAAGCCGAATCGTCCGGGGCGCATGAAATTGAATCATCGATTCTGTAGCTATTGTAGTAATAATTCGTTTTGGGTCTTTTATAATATTTATTGGCGTAGCTGACTTCTCCACCAAATTCAAATATATGGCTTGTTTGTCCCCAATTGATACTGTCGAATGCAATGGAGGATTTAATTGACAGTTGATCTTGACCCGTTTCCAACTCTCCTAACCCCCCTTCATATCCCAATCCTGTGCTGGACCAGTCAATTGAATCTGTTGCGGAACTCCAGGCAAAGCGATCATCGGGGGCATATCGAGCTAATTTTTGGTTTGTATAACCGAAGGTCAGGCTGAAAAGTGATTTATGCAGTTCTTTTTCAACCTGAGCCAGGAAAGAGTAGTTTTCGCTGTCAATCTTGTAGTTACTGTTTTTATGATCTGGTTTGCCGGAGCTGTAGGGAGCAAAGTAAAAAGAAGATGTTGGAGTGTAGAGGGCGGTTAAAGAGATATTGGTCCGATTTGAAAAGTCATGATCCAGCTTTGCAAGGAAAGTCTCCTGTTTACGGGTTTGGGATGTGGTTCCACCCAGATGTTGTAACGGTATCTTGGAGTACAGTTGCTGGTAGGATGTCACGAGACGCGTATCAATCCCCATAGGTGTGTTAAGCGTAAATCCAAACTCATGCTTTTTGAACTCCGGCTGCATGCTGACATTGTTTGAATTATCAAAGGCCTCCTGATCGTCGGGGTCAATATGGAACGATGTCCAACTGCTATCCGTTGTCCGGTAGTTGATTTTTCCCCAGAAATCAGAGGTCGGACTGATTATTTCAGTGTCGATCTGCCCACCGGTGAAACCGCCGAATTTTGCCGGAATATTGCTATTGTAAACTGTAATTTTCTCAATAACTTGCGGGCTTAAAAAATGAATTTGTGAGTGACCGGGAAGTTTGGTCGCGTCATTTATGACGCTGACGGCGGGATCCA
This window of the uncultured Desulfuromusa sp. genome carries:
- a CDS encoding DUF6178 family protein; the protein is MTKITLPEKRQVGHLTLLRQGRNITPEEYNALTANEQLSMIHQARGKQKYDLIINSQNNEKLVPQLHPQELYLTINELGAEYSTELLALASPEQFTTLLDLDCWDQDNLSPILSLHWLELLLGTGEDKVCQLAREMEPEVLALFLKKHLFIIRGLEAYDDDDAENAKRLEGVYDIQYSSENAAKIIGAILKILQDRE
- a CDS encoding ATP-binding protein; protein product: MIQVFRNLSIKTKLTLLTMLISAVLLFIIGSVALAMEVYSARVNITQELRVLANTLTANSRHPLVLGQYKEIEDLLSSISPQKNIHAAYVFDRSGKPVAEYLSQHNSRFLFQSLQTDFRHENSSFWTGSVAEKQIFDTRHLSLFSPITYAGKQVGTLYLLGDLTRLYGPLAGVGFGMTLSMLVVILLSWLLADRLQKPVTTPLLQLAQLMGNISAVKDYSLRAKKVNNDETGDLVDGFNQMLEQIELHQSRLAEHQLYLEQTVADRTSELRSAVTALEQARNQADAANEAKSHFLSRMTHELRTPLIGVLGMNELLLRTPLTQQQQELADTVQKSGEQLLQLVSEVLDFSRIEAGKLLLDSVVFQLHHVVQDVTSLLLPQAAEKGLPLLTDISSDACLTVRADEIRIRQILTNLVGNAIKFTSSGSITVSLKCTASAGQKRTFFLEVADSGIGMTPEVKQQIYDAFYQVNGTGSGSMSGTGLGLAIVKQLVDLMDGELNLISTPGQGSKFQVLIELPIVEGKISAEGDS